The Streptomyces sp. NBC_00440 genome contains a region encoding:
- a CDS encoding VOC family protein, giving the protein MTLQMKLSAITLDCTDPLALAAFYQQATGLEPHPKSDAEFAGLNREDGLFIGFQRVDDYRAPNWPGQTVPQQLHICFNVGDDLDEAEARLLELGAGKPEHQPHEASRARVLTDPAGHPFCIARG; this is encoded by the coding sequence ATGACCCTGCAGATGAAGTTGAGCGCGATCACACTCGACTGCACGGATCCGTTGGCCCTGGCGGCGTTCTATCAGCAGGCCACCGGCCTCGAACCGCACCCGAAGTCGGATGCCGAGTTTGCCGGTCTCAACCGTGAGGACGGACTCTTCATCGGTTTTCAACGGGTCGACGACTACCGGGCCCCGAACTGGCCCGGCCAGACCGTTCCCCAGCAGCTTCACATCTGCTTCAACGTCGGGGACGACTTGGACGAGGCCGAGGCCCGGCTGCTGGAACTGGGCGCGGGAAAACCGGAACACCAGCCTCATGAGGCCAGTAGGGCACGGGTCCTCACCGACCCGGCCGGCCATCCCTTCTGCATCGCCAGAGGCTGA